Genomic segment of Dermacentor albipictus isolate Rhodes 1998 colony chromosome 5, USDA_Dalb.pri_finalv2, whole genome shotgun sequence:
GTGCCAACTCAACCATATTTTTTGCAAAAGTTGATTAATTTTAACTTGACTTGCAGTTTATGAACATTGCATCAAGTGTTCTGAAAAATACCTTTTGCAGAAGAGCTTCAATAGTCTGTCTCTAAACATACTGTTGGGGGTCTTTTGGTGGTGAGAGGACAAACTAGGTGTATTTGCTTCAAGCAAGTTTGTGCAGAAGCTACTGAAGCAGGCTAAATTAGTAACAGCAAAGTTGCTGTGAAGCAAAAGACATGTTGCTTGTCAGTGTATGCTGTGccaagtttgttgcatttgtgctGCACCTAAATGTAAATCCTCATTTGTAAAGTGTGGATGTAACCCTGAAGAAAAGAATGTGTTCTTTTAATGTGTGCTAACCCATCCCCACTATTAGAAATAGCAGGTATCTGGCAAAAGTGTCTGGTGTCGCTATCCACTAAGAATACCTTTTGCACCTAGATGCACACCTGCATTGTAGGGACGTGCTGGTTAACAAGTAGACTTATGCTGAAAAATTCCATCCGCAAATGCAGCTAGTGGTTGCAAGGCATCACCACTGCCAATTTATTACTAAAACAATTGAAGCAGTGTCAGAGGTACGGCACTAATTGTACACTGTTTATGACTACAATCAAATGGACCATGTCATTGGTGTAAGCAGAAGTTTTGTCCCACAGGTCAAATGGGTGGCCACCTAGGGTAGCATAAGGGGAGGGACGTAACGCACTTTATTTCCTCTCGCCCTGCTTCAACGCATTTCACCTATGTGAAATTATTACATACATACTGTATGTAACGTTCTATATCAATTTGGACTCAATTTGGAATTTTTATTTGTTCCAGTGACATGGCAGATGGTTCACGGAACAATAAACTGATACTTGAAAACCTATGGGCGAACTTTCTCTATTACAGTAATTAATGCCTCACGACATGTCACTTAAAATGTTTCACATGATACAAATAAATTTGGTGCCAGGGTTGAGATAGGTGCAATATTGTGACCTTTCCTggagtggcaaaatatttttaaacACTGCTGGCCGCAAGTGCCAATAGCTTGTCAGCATGTCTCCATGCAGTTAGTGCTTGATAACATGGAGCACCCTTAAATTTCGGGCTCTGTAAATAGGTTGCAAAAACATTCTTTTTGTCAACACCATGCTCCATGAATATATTGCTAgcattggacattaatgcttctCTATGGAGTtgctgcttcatgctatgcagtACATTACGTGACTGATAATCCGACATTCTAGATTGATTCACTATGTGACCTTGCTGTCCCTTCAAGGACTCCGCTGCATGCAGGAATGTCCAGATTTTCAATGAAGGATGTTCAGTATGCAAAACTACACTTTACAAAAGTTGGCACAGGAGAACTTCTCTAATACCTTTATTAGTACAGGGAAAAATTGAAGGCCACTTATAGTAGAAAGAGGATCAATGCTTTTACGAGATGCAGGAAGACAGTAAATGCAAAAACACATACGATACTGTTACACTGGAAGCACAAAATTCTCCAATAAGGCTACAAGAACAATTGTGCCTAGGTTGCTACAACGTGTAAATAGGGCATATCAAGAGCAAAAGTCAATAACCGCGACAAGTCTGCATGCCCTCGGTTCGCAAAGGTCTTGGCCATGCGCTTGAACCTGACGTGGCACTTTATGAAGCTGTCGTGGATGTTTTTGACTTCATACCAAGGTACATTCTCCACACCCCTGTTCCAGAGGATGTGTAACTTGATGCAGAGCTTTAGAAAAGACAGCAGTGGCTCCCGCAGATCACTAAATAGTTCACTCAGCAGACACTGACGAAACACTTTGGCAACATACTCTTCGTGGCACTTGAGCACAGTGTCCAGATCTGTGGCACTGTCTAGTTCTTTGTCAAAGGCTAATTTGCTGCCATGCAGAACTTCTTGCATGAGGCAAGCATGGAAAGAGTTGAGAAAAGTGAGGACTTGGAATCTCAGTAACTGGAGGGAGAGAGCAACCTGCTTCATTGTCACTGTCTCCCCGAAATGACAGCTGCAGAGCTCCTGGAAATGCAGTTCTTCAAGAGCAAACTTGGCACATTTCACTTtgcaaaggaaaataaaaatcCGGTTGTATAAATTGAGAGTAGTTTCAGTCAACACAATTGACATTGGCCATGACACATCATAGCGAAGCACGACATTGTCAAAGCCATCCAGCTGTACCTTGGATGAGCTGTCCTTTAGTCTCATGCTCAGCTTGCTTAAGAAAGGAACAGGCTTGCAGTGCCAAGACAGTGCCTCTTGCAGGGCAAAATTCAAAAATGACAAGTTCTGCCACGTCACTGGAGTATCTGACAAGAGCTTTGAGAACACCTCAGTAGTAAATGAGTGCATGATCTCGCCAGCAAACATAAGAAAGTGGCTGTGAATGGTGTCGATCTGTTTGGAAAGTTCGCACTCAGATTTCAGGTAATGGAGGAACTTGGCGCTGTTCTCACGGCATCTTTCTGTTACGGCTGTTGTGATGGCTTGCTGAATTTGAGACAATGTGCAGGTTAGATTGTGTGTTGCATTGTCCGTCTTGCTCGAGTTTTGCTCACATGCCACATTAATAAGCCCAAAACAACCAATCTGTTTAGTCCACTGCCTAATTTCTTCAAATACTTCTGCAACATTTCCTAAAGTTGCAGCTTGTTCTGCCTCACATTCAACTGTGCTTGCTGGGTGAGGAATTTTGTTAATAATGGAAATGTATAGTGTTCCCGGCATGCTCTTCAGGACATCGTTTCTGCTCAGCATCGCATGCGTCAGGTGCTCCATTGACTTCCCTGCAGACGTGAGTGGCAGTAAATGGCGCCCCATGACCGTGTTCAAGTAATCAGAATCACAAATGTACAGAGATTCCTTCCAGTACCTCGGGTCTTCAAACGTAATGTCAGAAGCACGTCTAATAGGAAACTCTTGATATGGATCTGTCAGTTTTCCACTGCTGCTTAGCTCGTCGACAAAGTCAATGAAGGGTTTCATGGTATCCAGATACAGGCCCACCGTTTGTGACCTGTGCTGGCTTAGAATTGTGGCACTCACTAAGGCCCGCTCGAGAACGCTCAGCAACTTGACTGTCCTCTGCACAGGGCTGGCCGTGGTATCACTGGGCAGAACGCTACGATAAATGCCGTGCAAATAGCTTACAAGCTCAAAGTATGGATGCATGTCCTCCAGCAGCATTAAAAGCGTAAACGTTTCCATTTGTTCTATGAGCATTTTTTCAAGGTGCACGAGGTGTCTGTTGTACGGTGCCAGCTGCTCCGAAATAGAGTTCGCAAAGGCTTGGAAAGTAAGCGTCACCACAGACGTCTTGGCTCCGGCACCTGCAGTTGCTGAAATAAAGTCTTGCAAATGGGTTACGTAGGACGCATAACGGCACACTTCCTCCAACTGATTCTTCAAGGCTACTTGAGTCACGTGTGACAACTTGAAGTTGTCGTTGACGACGTACTCCATTCCATTCCAGGAAAACGCAAACAGTTCTTTCGTGCCGCGCAGCATCCACAACACCTCGCGAAGCAAAAGCCGCTCCGACATCATGCTGTGCTCGCCTGTCGGCGTTACAACGCCACAGCTGTTCAGGTATGTTTCCCACTCTTTGACTAAATTCGAAGTAATTGTGGAGTGCGCAGGAGCCGCGGCAGGACGATTATTACACCGGTTCCAGTACGGCGGCAGGACGCAGTCTTGCAGCGCCATCGTCGCCAATCCTACAGGGGCGATgataaaaaagggaaaaaaaaccgTCCACACGCTGACTTTAAGCCGCAACGCGCACCATATATGTGGCTGCTACACCATTCTTTATTATCGATGACCTTATGACTACAATGAGCAAGAATACGAAGTCATGACATGACTTCGCGCGCAATGGAACTGATCATAGAACTGATGCACCGACTACTTGCGTATACGTCTTGTGTTGGCTTGTCTCTTGCTACGTTACTGGCTCGAGCTTGAGTCGTTTAGTTTCGGCTTGCAAATTTACTATTTAGAAGCCGACATTAGAAAAGTCGAGAAAGCCTCTTTCGCAGCGTGGTTAGCGTGTTGCGTGTTGCGTGCTCGCTTGGCtgttgtggtggtggtgttaCGCAGGCAATCGTCTGTTAAAGGCCTGAGCAATGGCAATTCCTGATCAGGTAGTAATGCGGAAGATCAAGAAGCgccaaaagaacagaaaaaagttAAGGGCTCTGAAGGAACTGGAGAGTGAATGTCGACATGGTAAGCTGGCACTCCATCGGTGTTTGGTCTATCGACACACTGTGTCATCTTGTGCAGTAACATGTCCTGGTTGTTTTGATGCCTGAAACATGGTACTCGTAAACGTGTACTCGTAAACGTGTAGCAATGACGTTGAAGACAACAATTGTATTTGTGGTTACAAGCTCGATGTTAAGGCCGTTCGTGGACTGTACGTCACCCAGTTGGTCAAATGCACGGACGGTACGCTCAGAGGTTTTCTCCGGGGCTTTTTATGCATCTGCTTATGGCTATAGTTTCTTGGAAGATATTGTTAGGTACTGGTCAAGTAACAACGGAAAACGTAAAATTTCGTAGGAATAGGGTCACAGTAGAGAAGCAAGTGTCAAATCGTCTTGCGATGATCCATTTTCTTCCTGATAGTACTGTCAATATGATTTGTCTATTACGGCTTGATCGcgttcatttatttgtttttctttgttctggGGGCATGGTTAGTATACAAGCACATTTTACCTACGCACTCTGCCTTATAATGCGAGGTCACGCATTGGTTGGAAAGGTTACTTTAAACATCGCCGGTGCACTACCTTTGAATTGTCACTGCCATAACAAACACATTTCAGCAAGATTTCCTAACTTCTTTGTATGACATAAGAGACTACTCCCTCTTTAGTTCCTTTGCGTAAGGATTTGGTTATTTGCACTATGTTctcgtcacccgccgtggttgctcagtggctatggtgttgggctgctgagcacgaggtcgcgggatcgaatcccggccacggcggccgcatttcgatgggggcgaaatgcgaaaacacccgtgtgcttagatttaggtgcacgttaaagaaccccaggtggtcaaaatttccggagtcctccactacggcgtgcctcataatcagaaagtggttttggcacgtaaaaccccaaatattattattaactatGTTCTCGTCATATAATCCTCTTTATTTCTTGTAATTTTGATGTTGCGCTGAGTAAAAATTTTCTGTGTTGGTAAATCAGGGAAAGCTCTGTATTAGAGTCAAATACCTGTTTGTTCTTCCTTCTTACTTCTCCTTCCTTCATCTTCTTCCTTCTTTAATAGACAAAAAAGTGGAGACAGaaaaggaggaagaagaaaaaatggtTGAAGATGAACCCGAGGACCGGCCCCAAGATGAGCATGCTGAGAAACACGAAGAAAAGGATGGTGAGGAGCAGTGATGCACTGCCTTAAGCTGGTTGTTTGCATACTGTTTCTCATAGAGTTACCACAAGTATAAAATAATCAGGGTTTTACAGCGGAGTTTTATATGCAAGGTTCTGGTAGTTTGTGTGTGTAGGCAAGAAAGATGGCAGCCACCCCAgagctaaaagagctaaagcaAAAGCACATTGCTAGGTACGCCCCAGCTGCATTTAATTACAAGGTGTCAAAATGTATTGTGATAAAAAAAGTTTCCTAATAAATTAAGTAAAACCGGAATAGACACTGTTTAGTATGGATTACGGTTTGATTTCACGGGCTCTATAGACAAACTACGTAACCTTATCTCAATTCCCCTCCACCCGTGCAATGGATAGACCCGTGTGTGGTGAGGACGTTGGAAGAACAGTGCGCCTATGAAGATTATCTTCATGAACAGAAGTGAGAATGTGTAGGGTGACGGTGGGCGGCACATAATGCAGACGAAGATGGTGCCAAAAATGCCAAGCGTATGCACCTTTGGTTGGATCACTCCTACCGACTCCACTCCTATTGTAATTGCGGGTGATATCAACATAGACACGTCTCGGCCAGATGGAAAGTGGTttgtggcgtttctcttggaaaggctCGGCATTCAATGTTGCACAAAAATCAGTGTGCCCACGAcgtgtcatcggtcgtgtatagacttcacattggccaagaacctttcaAGTGTTGCCAAAGAGCCTCTGGCCGTATATCATAGCAATCATGCAGCaatacactcttagacaaaggtacaccctttggggtgtatatctgccacataACAGCAATCGTCACatgccttgcttgcattttctttcttgaaaacgccgcgtccgctactttcctttcagggatgctatgtcatgctgataatgtgcATGCCGTTCACTTCTGGGAAGTACTGCGcttgcagtgttaaagaaaggaaatgcggacaagacagctgacgattattgttgtgtggtaagatacgacccaaagggtgtaattttgttttagagtgtaacCACCTTGGTGACCAAATAATGAGTCCAAGAAAgcacacaaaaaataaataaatttataatACGTATTGAGTATGCAGTTTAataataatgtaaaaaaaaaaaagattgtgaaaAAAACATTGTGGTATGTGCCTTTTATCTTCAGTCAACATATTTATCATAATGTATAGAGCTCCactggtcatccgccttcacaaagtggaatggctcacAATCTTTTTAGTCAATATTTCCATCTGCATATGGTAGGTAGAGAGGCACTTTATGAGCGCTGTTGTAAAATGTATGAGCATTTGAGAGGCGTTGTATGCAGTGCACATGATTGCGTGTAATAAATGCAGGATGCAAGTTGGGTTAATGCCTGGTGGATTTTCCACTCACCAGCACAGCCTTCTTTTTTCCCCCTCATGGGGCCGGCTGCTGGTTCGACCCCGTAGTGGCACCCCAGTTGCCCGTTTTCTAGCTCTTCCCTAAATGAGTACATATTTGCATGCCTGCCTTTCAAATTCCGTCACAGCCATTGTTACTAGTACCAAGGTCGGTTTGTAAATTCCACTTTGGAACGCTGCGTAAAAGTGGCTCGCTCCTATTGCCTCTTGTGCCGTCTGTTGAAAGCGTTATGTGCACCGCAAGCCACCCCAACAGGGATTATTGTGTAGCAAAGGGCAACAGATCCCTCTTGTGTGTGCCTCACATAACTccccccacccacacacacacctcgTATTTTACAATGTGTGCATGTGGTGCTTCCAAAAAGGGGGGAATATTCCAGGGAAATTCCGTGGCTGCAACTGTTCAGGTGCATAAATTGGAATTCCCCATCTCTTTAATACTGACTAGTTTACAGACTGCCATAAGATGCGAGACGGTTTAGCTGCCAAGTTGGAGTTTGTTCAGTGTGAAAGCATGCGAATATAAAGGTATTGTTTTGTGCTAATTGCCTGGGCCAGCTTTCTTTAATCTAGTCATAAATGTCGCCTGGTGTGGCTAGTGGGTGTGAGAGTAATTTTTAATGTTCTTACCTCACATATAAGTATTTATAAGTGCATTTAAAATGTTTCCTTCTGGAAAATAAATTGAGGCTTTAAAAGGCTAATGAACTGTTAATTTATAAGAGAGAGGGGGGAAATATGACTTTTAATATAATTTTTATTCTGGTAATGTGGTGGCTATCATGTTTTGGGCTTTATAAGGTCTTGATAACGTAACCTTGCCATTTATGAAGGGGTTCTTCGTTTTTGGGGGGAAGGGAGGATGCAGTGATCTTTTTTTACTGATGCTGTTATTATGCCTTTGGTCACCTGAGATAGGTGGGATTATAAAAGATTGTAGCTTTCCATTGAATGAAAAACTATTGCATGGTGGTCACTATGGTTTGGGAGGCACAAAGACACTAGCAGTGACAGAGCAACGCTCATTCTTGAGGCAAACAATGGGAAAAAAGACTTATTATGTAGTCAAAGAGTACTGATACAGTGCTAACCATCAACTGAAGTTTTTACTGAAATTACACAAATATATATGTACGGAACAAGCATGTGGCAAAAAGTAAAGCAGAGGCAACAAAACACCCTTTAATTGTGTACATCCAGACACTCTTTATCTTACGCATGCGAAGAGCATGACAGATGTTCCATCAACACACGTTTCACCCAATATGCTTGTAGAAAATGCTTATTCAATCTCACAAGCTGCCTTGTCTTTGTGCCTAGAAAGCACTCTGGTATCAGAATACACTGGGGCATGGCCACATTTTCTACCATGCAAGGATAAGTTAAAACACAGCTGGCCTTTAAGAGATGCTTTATCATTCATTAACCTATTATTCAAACAGCACCCAGTCTGCTGAACGTAGCCGTGGGCAGACCAGGTGCGGTTTAAATAATAGGTTATAGTACCATTCACTTTTCTTTCTTAAGCTTTGCCTTCTTGGTTTCTTACTTAGAAGGTATGTGTAAGATTTGTTGCAAAACATAAATGGCAGAGTTCAGTGGGCAAATGTCTTGAAGCTGACTGTTCTGTTTTTCATTATCAAGGAAAGGCAGATGCTACTGAGGCTGAAGAGGTCGAGCCAGAGCCAGAACCCTGTGAGTTTTTTGCCTGTTTACTTCAGCAGCATTTGCAAGCAGTAACCATATTGAAGAGTACACTCATTGTACAATCAATTGGAACCCCACGGGTTTATTGCTTCTTAAACCTTAGCGGCATTTGCAAGCAGTAGTTGTATGTGCTGAAGGGTATAGTCATTATGTATAATTGGTTTTAAAATTTTGGGGCCACCATCTCATGCCCTTGGTACAAAAGCTTTTCAAATTATAGTCCCCTGTGTGGAGTGGTACTCTCGAGGTCCAGTTTGCAAAGTGGACTTCAGGTCTGTTTGGCACTGTGTGACCACACTACCTTAAGTAACAGAAAGCTGCCATAAGTAACAGAAATGCTCCTGTTAACATAGTACTGCTTTCATGATGACAATGTCTACTGGTTTACACCAAAATGGTCTCTGATCAGTTTCAGAAGGGTTGCAGCCAGTCCTGGCCATTAGTATGGAACTATTGCGATTACTGTGTGTAAAGGCAGCTTATGAGGAGCAAAAGGCTGAAAAGATGTATTTATCCCTGCGTTGACTAACTTGTCATTATTACATGCATCAACCAGATCTCTTCTTTAATCTAACTGTCTTTGAGATGGCATTAACTAAAACTGAAATTGTCTGAAAGAAAGTAGGGGATTGGTCAACCTTGGGTCATAGGGAAGGTTATGTTTTTGAGCAGGTTATGTTTTTGAGCAAAATATTGCAATGGTTTAATGCATGTGTCAGGTGGGTAGGCTTGATGTCAATTTGAGCACTAGACTACAATGACACTACACCTTTAGTG
This window contains:
- the LOC139060147 gene encoding gamma-tubulin complex component 5-like, whose translation is MALQDCVLPPYWNRCNNRPAAAPAHSTITSNLVKEWETYLNSCGVVTPTGEHSMMSERLLLREVLWMLRGTKELFAFSWNGMEYVVNDNFKLSHVTQVALKNQLEEVCRYASYVTHLQDFISATAGAGAKTSVVTLTFQAFANSISEQLAPYNRHLVHLEKMLIEQMETFTLLMLLEDMHPYFELVSYLHGIYRSVLPSDTTASPVQRTVKLLSVLERALVSATILSQHRSQTVGLYLDTMKPFIDFVDELSSSGKLTDPYQEFPIRRASDITFEDPRYWKESLYICDSDYLNTVMGRHLLPLTSAGKSMEHLTHAMLSRNDVLKSMPGTLYISIINKIPHPASTVECEAEQAATLGNVAEVFEEIRQWTKQIGCFGLINVACEQNSSKTDNATHNLTCTLSQIQQAITTAVTERCRENSAKFLHYLKSECELSKQIDTIHSHFLMFAGEIMHSFTTEVFSKLLSDTPVTWQNLSFLNFALQEALSWHCKPVPFLSKLSMRLKDSSSKVQLDGFDNVVLRYDVSWPMSIVLTETTLNLYNRIFIFLCKVKCAKFALEELHFQELCSCHFGETVTMKQVALSLQLLRFQVLTFLNSFHACLMQEVLHGSKLAFDKELDSATDLDTVLKCHEEYVAKVFRQCLLSELFSDLREPLLSFLKLCIKLHILWNRGVENVPWYEVKNIHDSFIKCHVRFKRMAKTFANRGHADLSRLLTFALDMPYLHVVAT